The Vibrio tubiashii genome includes a window with the following:
- a CDS encoding class I SAM-dependent methyltransferase, with the protein MVQENKDPFNALEAKTEAQKLSFAPIVFQTARTLRDLGILSALDKAGEKGLNAAEIAQQTQVSEYGVKVLLDMAISANIVLWEKPNYCLANLGFFILHDGMTNANMDFTADVCYAAMMHLTEAIVEGKPAGLKELGDWETIYQGLSTLPEQAKESWFKFDHFYSDRSFPVLLEEVFKSQPKTLVDIGGNTGKWAMQCCNYNQDVEITIVDLPQQLEMAMKNAKEQGFANRVHPHPANMLDKQQVLPESADVWWMSQFLDCFSPMEILNILKKVKGQLRDGDSIYILELFWDAQKYDAASFSLNATSLYFTCLANGNSRFYRSDDFLEIIEAAGLVVEERTDNIGLGHTLLKLKSQ; encoded by the coding sequence GTGGTACAAGAAAACAAAGACCCGTTTAATGCTCTAGAAGCAAAAACAGAAGCTCAAAAGCTATCATTTGCTCCAATCGTGTTCCAAACAGCGCGCACTTTACGTGATTTAGGTATTTTGTCTGCACTAGATAAAGCTGGTGAAAAAGGTCTAAATGCGGCTGAGATTGCTCAGCAAACTCAGGTTTCTGAGTATGGCGTTAAAGTGTTGCTTGATATGGCGATCAGCGCCAATATCGTGTTGTGGGAAAAACCTAACTATTGCCTAGCAAACTTAGGCTTCTTTATCCTCCATGATGGCATGACCAATGCCAACATGGATTTTACGGCTGATGTTTGTTACGCGGCGATGATGCACCTCACTGAAGCGATTGTCGAAGGCAAACCTGCTGGCTTGAAGGAGTTAGGAGACTGGGAGACCATCTATCAAGGTCTGTCGACTCTGCCGGAACAAGCAAAAGAGAGTTGGTTTAAATTTGACCACTTCTATTCTGACCGTTCATTCCCGGTTCTACTTGAAGAAGTATTTAAAAGCCAACCGAAAACCCTTGTTGATATTGGTGGCAACACGGGTAAGTGGGCAATGCAATGCTGTAACTACAACCAAGATGTTGAGATTACCATTGTGGATTTACCTCAACAGCTTGAGATGGCAATGAAAAATGCCAAGGAGCAGGGCTTTGCAAATCGAGTTCATCCGCATCCTGCCAATATGCTCGATAAGCAGCAAGTATTGCCAGAAAGCGCCGATGTTTGGTGGATGAGCCAGTTCTTAGATTGCTTCTCGCCAATGGAAATTCTTAATATCCTCAAGAAAGTCAAAGGTCAGCTTCGCGACGGCGATTCGATTTACATTCTTGAGTTGTTCTGGGACGCGCAAAAATACGACGCCGCTTCTTTTAGTTTGAATGCCACTTCTCTCTACTTTACCTGCCTAGCCAATGGCAATAGCCGTTTTTATCGTAGCGACGATTTCTTAGAGATCATTGAAGCAGCAGGTTTAGTCGTTGAAGAAAGAACAGATAATATTGGTCTTGGGCATACGCTGCTCAAGCTAAAATCACAATAA
- a CDS encoding NAD(P)/FAD-dependent oxidoreductase: protein MKKEITQVVVVGAGPSGSTVSALLNAQDINVIVIEKAQFPRFSIGESLLPACMEVVEQAGMLDAVNKYGFQYKDGAAFRRNGVYTQFDFTDKFTSGPGTTFQVLRGNFDKVLADSAETQGVEIRYQHELTELEFVGDRSLLTVKDEQGESYQIEADYVLDASGFGRVLPRMLDLEEPSCLPPRKAIFTHIVDNIDPQALEYDRNKILISVHPENHDVWYWLIPFSNGVCSFGVVGEPEFFDRYPEDKIAAIKQLANEESGLARLLANAEYPNPAGELGGYSANVKQLATKHYALLGNAGEFLDPVFSSGVTIAMKSAQYAAECVVKQLNGQEVDWNQEYAKPLMVGVNTFRTYVEGWYSGILQDVIFYQNPNPRIKQMISAILAGYAWDLDNPYVKNSDQRLKTLSELVRENNNA, encoded by the coding sequence ATGAAAAAAGAAATTACCCAAGTCGTTGTAGTTGGTGCAGGGCCTTCAGGTTCTACCGTTTCTGCGTTGTTAAACGCGCAAGACATAAACGTAATTGTTATCGAAAAGGCGCAGTTTCCACGCTTTTCTATAGGAGAAAGTCTACTTCCCGCGTGTATGGAAGTGGTAGAGCAAGCTGGCATGCTTGATGCGGTTAATAAATACGGCTTTCAGTACAAAGATGGCGCAGCGTTTAGACGCAATGGCGTATACACCCAGTTTGATTTCACAGATAAATTCACTTCAGGTCCAGGGACGACGTTCCAAGTTCTGCGAGGTAATTTCGATAAAGTCCTCGCTGATAGCGCAGAGACTCAAGGGGTAGAAATTCGATATCAACATGAATTAACTGAACTTGAGTTTGTTGGTGATCGCTCTTTGCTGACAGTTAAAGATGAGCAGGGTGAGAGCTACCAAATAGAAGCAGACTATGTGCTGGATGCGAGTGGCTTTGGGCGAGTGTTACCAAGAATGCTCGACCTTGAAGAACCTTCTTGTCTTCCGCCACGCAAAGCTATCTTCACCCATATCGTTGATAACATTGACCCACAAGCGTTAGAGTACGACCGCAACAAGATTCTAATTTCAGTGCACCCTGAAAATCACGATGTCTGGTACTGGTTGATTCCGTTTTCCAATGGAGTATGTTCTTTTGGTGTGGTGGGGGAACCTGAGTTCTTTGACCGCTACCCGGAAGATAAAATTGCCGCTATTAAGCAATTGGCGAATGAAGAGTCTGGCTTAGCTCGTTTGCTTGCCAATGCAGAATATCCAAACCCTGCGGGAGAGCTAGGCGGATACTCAGCGAACGTAAAACAGCTCGCGACCAAACACTACGCTCTGCTAGGCAATGCAGGAGAGTTTCTTGATCCGGTATTTTCTTCCGGTGTGACCATTGCGATGAAGTCGGCCCAGTATGCTGCCGAGTGCGTGGTGAAACAGCTAAATGGGCAAGAGGTGGATTGGAATCAAGAGTATGCTAAGCCGCTGATGGTTGGTGTAAATACTTTCCGAACTTATGTCGAAGGCTGGTATAGCGGTATTCTGCAAGATGTTATCTTCTACCAGAACCCCAATCCTAGAATTAAGCAAATGATCAGCGCTATCTTAGCGGGGTATGCATGGGATCTAGATAACCCATACGTTAAGAATAGCGATCAACGATTAAAAACATTGTCAGAGCTAGTTCGCGAAAACAATAACGCTTAG
- a CDS encoding DUF3081 domain-containing protein, translated as MKNELDPTKVLQAYETVMANGSPTEHGKIYEGVEAFSDYDGYNVYMRGNGVELKIGFHNTYHLDYDQEHLRDSFLKKIAMLVK; from the coding sequence ATGAAGAACGAACTTGATCCAACCAAGGTTCTACAAGCTTACGAAACGGTGATGGCGAACGGCTCACCAACTGAGCATGGCAAGATCTATGAAGGTGTTGAAGCCTTCTCTGATTACGATGGGTACAATGTATATATGCGAGGTAATGGTGTCGAGCTAAAAATTGGCTTTCACAATACCTATCATCTTGATTATGACCAAGAGCATCTTAGAGATAGCTTCCTGAAAAAGATCGCCATGTTAGTGAAATAG
- a CDS encoding dicarboxylate/amino acid:cation symporter, producing MNTKKPMSLTSRVILGMVAGILTGFAIRSLFADNGFVDAYIVNGLFEVGGQIFVASLKMLVVPLVFVSLVCGTSSLKDLSTLGRMGGKTLAFYVATTAVAITLALTMGNLFQPGAGADLTAASSFKSAEAPSLGQVIIDMFPTNPISAMAEGKTLQVIVFAVLFGIAISAAGKPGERIASFFSDLNEVIMKLVAILMNLAPYGVFFLMAKLFTGLGLGAIVNLAEYFLVLAGTLLLHGLVTYSVMLKGFTGLSPITFLKKMEDAIMFAFSTASSNATIPVTMETAKNRMGVENRVSSFTVPLGATVNMDGTAIMQGVATAFIAQAFNIDLTMGDYLMVIMTATLASIGTAGVPGVGLVMLAMVLNQVGLPLEGIALIMGVDRLLDMIRTAVNITGDSAVTIIVAKSEGALDENRFNDPMAGVKEEEVHLKHSEV from the coding sequence ATGAATACCAAGAAACCGATGTCGCTAACCAGCCGCGTAATTCTAGGTATGGTTGCGGGTATCTTGACAGGATTTGCGATTCGCAGTCTCTTTGCTGACAACGGATTTGTCGATGCATATATTGTAAATGGATTATTTGAAGTCGGCGGCCAGATCTTTGTCGCTAGCTTGAAAATGCTTGTTGTCCCACTAGTCTTCGTTTCACTAGTTTGCGGTACAAGCTCTCTAAAAGACCTTTCTACACTGGGTCGTATGGGTGGTAAAACACTCGCGTTCTATGTTGCAACCACAGCCGTTGCCATCACTCTTGCCCTTACCATGGGTAACCTTTTCCAGCCGGGCGCAGGTGCAGACTTAACTGCCGCAAGCTCGTTTAAATCGGCGGAAGCACCCTCTCTTGGTCAGGTGATCATTGATATGTTCCCGACCAACCCAATTAGCGCAATGGCAGAAGGTAAAACCCTTCAAGTTATCGTCTTTGCTGTGCTTTTTGGTATTGCAATCAGCGCTGCGGGTAAACCGGGCGAGCGTATTGCCTCTTTCTTCTCAGATCTCAATGAAGTGATCATGAAGCTTGTTGCTATCCTAATGAACCTTGCGCCATACGGTGTGTTCTTCTTGATGGCCAAGCTATTCACTGGCTTAGGTCTTGGCGCTATCGTCAATCTAGCGGAGTACTTCCTTGTACTAGCAGGAACGCTATTGCTGCACGGCCTAGTGACTTACAGCGTGATGCTAAAAGGCTTTACGGGTCTTAGCCCAATTACCTTCTTGAAGAAGATGGAAGATGCGATCATGTTTGCTTTCTCTACGGCTTCTTCAAATGCGACGATTCCAGTCACAATGGAAACAGCGAAGAACCGTATGGGTGTTGAAAACCGTGTCTCTTCATTCACTGTGCCATTGGGCGCAACAGTGAACATGGACGGTACGGCGATCATGCAAGGTGTCGCGACCGCGTTTATTGCTCAAGCATTCAACATTGATCTCACTATGGGTGATTACCTTATGGTGATCATGACGGCAACTCTAGCGTCAATTGGTACTGCGGGTGTTCCAGGTGTTGGTCTTGTCATGTTAGCCATGGTGCTAAACCAAGTTGGTCTACCACTAGAAGGTATCGCTCTTATTATGGGTGTAGACCGTCTACTTGATATGATCCGTACCGCGGTAAACATCACAGGTGATAGTGCAGTGACCATCATTGTTGCTAAATCCGAAGGTGCGCTAGATGAAAATCGCTTCAATGACCCAATGGCGGGTGTAAAAGAAGAAGAAGTTCATCTCAAACACTCTGAAGTGTAA
- a CDS encoding phospholipase D family protein, producing MLTLLCFTWLVGCASVDPSTLPEKATSTHLGYQQSSPLAKYFEFDKHPDPSLTGFLPLDQGEDALLARLALIESAQSSLDLQYYIYRNDETSQLLTWRLYEAAERGVRVRLLLDDMQDRGDDKLAALNTHPNIEIRLFNPHHYRSARIIAMASDFQRLNRRMHNKSFTADSVASIVGGRNIGNEYFSFESNVEFGDFDVLLYGKAVEQTAEQFDLYWNSLYAIPMEWIVENAERPNDSAIEQEVAKRKLGEKFSEGQYDFTELDLYEQLVAGDLDMYWGEGVVWYDLPDKVATQQSQLVDNLSELLADIDSSIVLISPYFVPTESGTTALVEAAQRGIDVTVVTNSLASNDVFAVHGWYAKYREALVKGGVELWETKASADLESKWSVTGSSRSSLHAKMIFIDGNTLFVGSMNWDPRSAYLNTEMAVVIEQKRFVEESLEELPKSLEKNAYQIVIQDGDIAWKDLSSGELLTSEPDASIWRKMGAWVSGLLPIEEQL from the coding sequence ATGCTTACACTATTGTGTTTCACTTGGTTGGTTGGCTGTGCGTCGGTGGATCCAAGCACGCTGCCTGAAAAAGCCACCTCCACTCATTTGGGTTATCAACAGAGTAGCCCACTCGCCAAATACTTTGAGTTTGATAAGCACCCCGATCCTTCCCTGACTGGATTTTTACCCTTAGATCAAGGCGAAGACGCTCTTCTAGCCCGCCTAGCCTTGATTGAATCGGCACAAAGTTCGCTTGATTTACAGTACTACATCTATCGTAATGACGAGACAAGCCAACTCCTGACTTGGCGACTCTACGAGGCAGCGGAGCGAGGGGTTAGGGTTCGCTTGCTGCTCGATGATATGCAGGATAGAGGTGATGATAAACTGGCTGCACTCAATACCCACCCGAACATTGAGATTCGCCTGTTTAACCCTCACCACTATCGAAGTGCCCGAATAATAGCGATGGCAAGCGACTTCCAAAGACTCAATCGACGTATGCACAACAAGTCTTTCACTGCCGATAGCGTTGCTTCTATCGTAGGTGGACGCAACATAGGCAATGAGTACTTTTCATTTGAGTCTAATGTCGAGTTTGGTGACTTTGATGTGCTTTTATATGGTAAAGCCGTTGAACAAACCGCCGAGCAGTTTGACCTCTATTGGAACAGCCTTTACGCCATTCCAATGGAGTGGATCGTTGAAAATGCAGAACGCCCAAATGACAGCGCTATTGAACAAGAAGTCGCGAAAAGAAAGCTCGGCGAAAAGTTCTCCGAAGGACAATACGACTTCACTGAGTTAGATCTATACGAGCAGCTCGTCGCAGGTGATTTGGATATGTATTGGGGAGAAGGTGTTGTTTGGTATGACTTACCTGACAAAGTCGCCACACAGCAGAGCCAACTGGTTGATAATTTAAGTGAACTACTAGCAGATATTGATTCCTCAATTGTACTGATTTCTCCTTATTTCGTTCCTACCGAATCTGGAACAACCGCTTTGGTAGAAGCGGCTCAACGAGGAATAGACGTTACCGTTGTGACTAACAGTCTCGCCTCAAACGATGTGTTTGCCGTTCATGGCTGGTATGCGAAATACCGTGAAGCGCTCGTCAAAGGTGGGGTAGAACTATGGGAAACCAAAGCCAGTGCCGATCTTGAAAGTAAATGGAGTGTAACAGGTAGCAGTCGTTCAAGTTTGCACGCCAAAATGATTTTCATCGATGGAAACACTCTATTTGTCGGCTCTATGAACTGGGACCCTCGCTCTGCATACCTCAACACAGAAATGGCAGTGGTCATAGAACAAAAGCGCTTTGTAGAAGAATCTCTCGAAGAGCTACCAAAAAGCTTAGAGAAAAATGCCTATCAAATAGTCATTCAAGACGGTGACATTGCGTGGAAAGATCTCTCTTCTGGGGAATTGTTAACCTCTGAACCAGACGCCAGTATTTGGCGAAAAATGGGCGCTTGGGTTTCGGGATTACTGCCAATTGAAGAACAACTCTAG
- a CDS encoding LysE family translocator has translation MNTALLGMFIPTFFFVSITPGMCMTLALTLGMSIGYRRALWMMAGELVGVGLVAVAAVLGIAAVMLNYPWLFVALKLIGGSYLFYLGIQMWRSKGKLAINLDEQAPQPSSDWDLVVQGFVTAIANPKGWAFMISLLPPFIDQSADLAPQLIVLVSIILVFEFICMTLYATGGKGLKRLLGQSQNVRLLNRIAGTLMMGVGVWLFMS, from the coding sequence ATGAATACCGCTTTGCTGGGAATGTTTATTCCGACTTTTTTCTTCGTTTCAATTACTCCTGGGATGTGCATGACGTTAGCGCTGACCTTAGGCATGAGTATTGGCTATCGCCGAGCGCTGTGGATGATGGCAGGGGAGTTAGTTGGTGTCGGTCTAGTGGCTGTCGCTGCTGTCCTCGGTATTGCTGCTGTGATGCTCAATTATCCGTGGTTATTTGTAGCACTGAAGCTCATTGGGGGCAGTTACCTGTTTTATCTAGGCATTCAGATGTGGCGCTCAAAAGGTAAGCTTGCTATTAACCTAGATGAACAAGCTCCGCAACCTTCAAGTGATTGGGATTTGGTGGTGCAAGGCTTTGTCACTGCGATCGCTAACCCTAAAGGCTGGGCGTTTATGATCTCTTTGCTTCCTCCGTTTATCGACCAGAGTGCTGACTTAGCCCCTCAGCTGATTGTATTGGTCTCGATAATCTTGGTATTCGAGTTTATCTGTATGACTTTGTACGCAACTGGCGGGAAAGGGCTGAAACGCCTACTTGGGCAATCGCAAAACGTTCGACTTCTTAATCGTATTGCTGGCACGCTAATGATGGGTGTTGGTGTTTGGTTGTTTATGAGTTAG
- a CDS encoding MFS transporter — protein MPIALFALTLSAFAIGTTEFVIVGLIPTMAADLSVSLPSAGLLVSLYALGVAVGAPVLTALTGNWPRKKVLLTVMSLFVLGNLLAWQAPGYNTLVMARILTGLAHGVFFSIGSTIATGLVSKEKAASAIAIMFTGLTVALVTGVPLGTYIGQTFGWQATFLIVALLGLIALIGSAALIPSNLKQPPATKLSAQLKVLTQPRLLLVYAITALGYGGTFTAFTFLAPILEEVSGFNSSAIGLIMLVYGVSVAIGNIWGGKMADTMGPIKALTVIFVGLALVLLVFNFTAYNSIAAVMTILVWGAFAFGNVPGLQVYVVKLAEKYAPDAVDVASGLNIAAFNVGIALGSWGGGVIVEQAGLMNTPWVGAMIVLAALVLTRVSGALDKRSLRLQRV, from the coding sequence ATGCCAATCGCTCTATTCGCATTAACACTCAGTGCCTTTGCTATCGGCACGACTGAATTTGTCATCGTTGGATTAATTCCAACCATGGCTGCCGATTTATCCGTTTCGCTCCCTTCCGCCGGGCTCCTAGTGAGTTTATATGCTTTGGGCGTTGCGGTCGGCGCGCCTGTATTAACCGCTTTAACTGGCAATTGGCCACGTAAAAAAGTGCTCCTGACCGTGATGAGTTTGTTTGTCTTGGGTAACCTGTTAGCTTGGCAAGCCCCCGGCTATAACACCCTTGTTATGGCACGTATACTGACCGGCCTTGCCCATGGCGTATTTTTCTCAATTGGCTCCACCATTGCGACAGGCTTAGTGTCGAAAGAAAAGGCAGCCAGCGCGATCGCGATAATGTTCACTGGTCTAACTGTTGCTTTGGTTACAGGTGTGCCGCTTGGTACATACATTGGGCAAACCTTTGGCTGGCAGGCGACATTTCTCATCGTAGCCTTGCTAGGGTTGATTGCTCTTATTGGCAGTGCGGCATTGATACCAAGTAATCTGAAACAGCCACCAGCAACCAAGTTGTCTGCTCAACTTAAAGTGCTTACTCAACCGAGACTGCTACTCGTCTATGCGATCACAGCACTGGGGTACGGGGGGACGTTTACCGCGTTTACTTTCTTAGCGCCAATTCTAGAAGAGGTGTCTGGGTTTAACTCAAGCGCAATCGGCCTAATCATGTTGGTGTATGGTGTATCAGTTGCCATTGGCAATATTTGGGGCGGAAAAATGGCCGACACTATGGGACCAATTAAAGCCTTAACGGTTATCTTTGTCGGCCTCGCTCTGGTTCTATTGGTGTTTAACTTCACTGCATACAACTCAATCGCCGCAGTAATGACAATTCTCGTTTGGGGTGCCTTTGCTTTTGGTAATGTTCCCGGCTTACAGGTTTATGTGGTCAAGCTAGCGGAGAAATACGCACCTGATGCAGTCGATGTTGCCTCTGGTTTAAACATCGCCGCATTTAACGTAGGTATTGCGTTGGGATCTTGGGGAGGTGGCGTTATTGTTGAGCAAGCGGGATTAATGAACACCCCTTGGGTTGGCGCAATGATCGTGTTGGCTGCTCTCGTCCTTACTCGCGTAAGCGGCGCACTGGATAAGCGCTCACTGAGATTGCAACGAGTATAA
- a CDS encoding LysR family transcriptional regulator codes for MLTRSDDLDILLTVVDSGGFSAAADVLDIQVARVSRAVSKVEKQLGVSILNRTTRRIELTFEGKQFIESVRRGLDIIKQAEEEIVTRGELPKGHLRVDAASPFVFHQLVPLIQEFKQAFPDIELELTSNEGFVDLLEKRTDVAIRIGQLKDSTLHARLLGKSPLYIVASPEYLVQHGVPKTALELSQHQVIGFTAPKVLNQWPLKGFQPLKPLITSGNGETIRQLALNANGVACLSGFMVQKDIEEGRLVSLLEDQKLHNTERELVNAVYYKSSTVARRISAFVDFIQPRLTL; via the coding sequence ATGCTGACCCGTTCAGATGATTTGGATATTTTGCTTACAGTCGTGGATAGCGGTGGGTTCTCTGCGGCTGCGGATGTGCTTGATATTCAGGTCGCTAGGGTATCGCGAGCAGTAAGCAAAGTAGAAAAGCAGCTTGGTGTTTCTATTTTGAACCGGACGACTCGACGTATTGAGCTCACTTTTGAAGGGAAGCAGTTTATCGAATCGGTTCGACGCGGGCTTGATATTATCAAACAAGCTGAAGAAGAAATCGTAACGCGAGGTGAACTACCCAAGGGTCATCTTCGTGTAGATGCTGCAAGCCCGTTCGTTTTCCATCAGTTGGTGCCACTTATTCAAGAGTTCAAACAAGCCTTTCCAGATATTGAGCTGGAGCTGACTTCTAATGAAGGCTTTGTTGATCTGTTAGAAAAAAGAACGGATGTGGCAATTCGAATCGGACAGCTAAAAGATTCCACATTACATGCAAGACTGCTTGGTAAAAGCCCACTCTACATTGTGGCGTCACCAGAATATCTCGTCCAACATGGTGTACCTAAAACAGCGTTGGAATTGTCTCAGCATCAAGTGATTGGTTTTACGGCACCAAAAGTATTGAACCAATGGCCTCTAAAAGGGTTCCAACCTTTGAAACCACTGATTACTTCGGGAAATGGTGAAACCATACGTCAGTTAGCCCTCAACGCAAATGGTGTGGCTTGCTTGTCTGGTTTTATGGTTCAAAAAGATATTGAAGAAGGTCGACTCGTCTCTTTGCTAGAGGATCAAAAACTCCACAACACAGAGCGAGAGTTGGTCAATGCTGTTTATTACAAGTCATCGACGGTGGCTCGTCGTATCTCGGCATTCGTTGACTTTATACAGCCGAGGCTAACCTTGTAA
- a CDS encoding heavy metal-binding domain-containing protein — protein MIKTTTSVVEGRPVQDYLGVVVGEAILGANIFKDMFGAIRDVVGGRSGAYEREMGRAREIAFQEMESRARELGADGIVGIDIDYEVIGSGGSMMMVSVSGTAVKFK, from the coding sequence ATGATCAAAACTACCACTTCAGTTGTTGAAGGTCGCCCGGTTCAAGACTATTTGGGTGTTGTTGTTGGCGAGGCAATATTAGGAGCCAACATTTTCAAAGACATGTTTGGCGCGATTCGCGATGTGGTTGGCGGTCGTTCAGGTGCCTATGAGCGAGAGATGGGACGCGCGCGTGAGATCGCTTTCCAAGAGATGGAGTCCAGAGCTCGTGAGTTGGGTGCAGATGGTATTGTCGGTATTGATATCGACTACGAAGTGATAGGTAGTGGCGGTAGCATGATGATGGTGAGTGTTAGCGGAACGGCGGTTAAGTTTAAATAA
- a CDS encoding YaiI/YqxD family protein has protein sequence MKIWVDADACPVVVRDILFRASERTGVEVTLVANQFIRTPASPKVTMLQVQAGFDVADNEIVKRCQTGDLVITSDIPLADEIITKGGHALSSRGELFTKENIKSRLNIRDFMETMRSSGIQTGGPAPLSQADRQQFANHLDKWLVQWQRAQK, from the coding sequence ATGAAAATTTGGGTAGATGCGGACGCTTGTCCTGTCGTAGTACGAGACATCTTGTTTCGTGCTTCTGAGCGTACTGGAGTTGAAGTGACCTTGGTAGCTAACCAGTTTATTCGCACTCCAGCCTCACCAAAGGTAACCATGCTACAAGTTCAAGCCGGATTTGATGTGGCTGATAATGAGATAGTAAAACGCTGCCAAACGGGTGACTTGGTGATCACCAGTGATATTCCGCTTGCGGACGAAATCATCACCAAAGGCGGCCATGCACTGAGCTCGCGCGGTGAGTTGTTTACCAAAGAGAACATCAAATCACGTTTGAATATTCGTGATTTTATGGAGACCATGCGTAGCAGCGGTATCCAAACAGGAGGGCCTGCGCCATTAAGTCAGGCTGATCGCCAGCAGTTTGCGAACCATCTTGATAAATGGTTGGTGCAATGGCAGCGAGCTCAAAAGTAA
- a CDS encoding LysR family transcriptional regulator: MALVNQLSLFIDVVQQGSFTKAAALHDMDNSSLSKQIKKLESDLGVQLLNRSTRSFSLTPAGEEILEQAHNLVGTLTHVQSIADSYHAQPKGRIRVTAPYHVGQNYLRPVISQFMQAYPDVEIELLLDDKRSDIISDHFDVAFRLGRLDDSSLIAKKIADIRAVILASHSFIEKYGEPLTPEELVKLPSVVYSNRSLTVDTMRLSEQPNSSNIINYKMRGKLKVNDVPTLIASVQDGLGYVTLSSSNLNCSIDELGLKPLLTDYTLCNKGLALYALYPHRKQTALVREFITAVQQYIGTPPIWEQHIPNFEHYYPAKS, from the coding sequence ATGGCGTTAGTGAATCAACTCTCTCTGTTTATCGATGTCGTCCAGCAAGGCTCTTTTACTAAGGCTGCCGCTCTGCATGATATGGACAACTCTTCTCTATCAAAGCAGATAAAAAAACTAGAGTCTGATTTAGGCGTTCAGCTTCTTAACCGTTCGACGCGCTCATTTTCACTAACGCCAGCAGGAGAAGAGATTCTCGAACAAGCTCATAACCTTGTGGGGACTTTGACTCACGTTCAATCAATCGCTGACTCTTATCATGCTCAGCCTAAAGGGCGAATTAGAGTGACTGCCCCGTACCATGTGGGTCAAAACTACCTTCGCCCGGTGATCAGTCAGTTTATGCAGGCATATCCAGATGTTGAGATTGAACTGCTACTGGATGATAAACGTTCAGATATTATCTCTGACCATTTTGACGTGGCGTTTCGTTTAGGGCGCTTAGATGATTCGAGCTTAATTGCGAAAAAGATTGCCGATATTAGGGCGGTGATCCTTGCTTCACACAGTTTTATCGAAAAGTATGGAGAGCCGTTAACCCCTGAAGAGCTAGTGAAGCTTCCTTCTGTGGTGTACAGCAACCGCTCTTTGACCGTGGATACGATGAGGCTTAGCGAGCAACCCAACTCCAGTAATATCATTAACTACAAGATGAGAGGCAAGCTCAAAGTAAATGATGTCCCGACCTTGATTGCTTCGGTTCAAGATGGGCTTGGTTATGTGACGCTTTCTTCTTCCAATCTAAACTGCTCTATTGATGAGCTAGGGCTGAAGCCGCTTCTTACGGACTATACCTTGTGTAACAAAGGACTGGCTCTTTACGCTTTATACCCTCACCGTAAGCAGACGGCACTGGTAAGAGAGTTTATTACGGCTGTTCAACAGTATATTGGGACTCCGCCTATTTGGGAGCAGCATATTCCCAACTTTGAACATTACTATCCTGCTAAATCATAG